In Actinomadura citrea, a single window of DNA contains:
- a CDS encoding TetR/AcrR family transcriptional regulator, which produces MAADKDRPREPLWQRLERPAAAPRQTLTAERIAAVAVAVADAEGLDAITMRRLATELGVAPMAAYRHVSGKDELLELMVNHIYADLRLPEDAEWRETMRALALGTRKLMLEHLWLAQLSPRALLALTPNRMAIAERSLASLQDPGLHADTMMAVFRAVDAYVHGAMNYELALKSLMHENDWTEGDQIRADLAPQMMWHMRTGRYPTFQRYLDTATRKDSLEWQFETGLDYVLDGIAAHLASIR; this is translated from the coding sequence ATGGCGGCTGACAAGGACAGGCCCCGCGAGCCCCTCTGGCAACGCCTGGAGCGCCCCGCCGCCGCCCCGCGGCAGACCCTCACCGCCGAGCGCATCGCGGCCGTGGCCGTCGCGGTCGCCGACGCGGAAGGGCTCGACGCCATCACCATGCGGCGGTTGGCCACCGAGCTGGGCGTCGCGCCGATGGCCGCCTACCGGCACGTGTCGGGCAAGGACGAGCTGCTGGAACTGATGGTCAACCACATCTACGCCGACCTGCGCCTGCCCGAGGACGCCGAATGGCGGGAGACCATGCGAGCCCTGGCGCTGGGCACCCGGAAGCTGATGCTGGAGCACCTGTGGCTGGCGCAGCTGTCGCCCCGGGCCCTGCTCGCGCTCACGCCCAACCGGATGGCGATCGCCGAACGCTCACTGGCCTCCCTGCAGGACCCGGGCCTGCACGCCGACACCATGATGGCCGTCTTCCGCGCCGTGGACGCCTACGTCCACGGCGCCATGAACTACGAGCTCGCCCTCAAAAGCCTGATGCACGAGAACGACTGGACCGAGGGAGACCAGATCCGCGCCGACCTCGCCCCGCAGATGATGTGGCACATGCGAACCGGCCGCTACCCCACCTTCCAGCGCTACCTCGACACCGCCACCCGCAAGGACTCCCTGGAGTGGCAGTTCGAGACCGGCCTCGACTACGTCCTCGACGGCATCGCCGCCCATCTGGCGAGCATCCGCTGA
- a CDS encoding NADPH-dependent FMN reductase: MNDDRLKVAIILGSTRDGRFGPAVSGWIGAHVRRREDMTADLVDLVETPLPTVFPVLGEPPASQEDADLLAAVSPRLAAADAFVIVTPEYNHSFPAPLKNAIDWHGTEWRAKPVGFVSYGGFSAGLRAVEQLRLVLAELHAVTIRDSVGFQGAWSQFAPDGSALDPAADAAATVMLDRLAWWAHALREARAARPYAA, from the coding sequence ATGAACGACGACCGGCTGAAGGTAGCGATCATCCTCGGCAGCACCCGCGACGGCCGCTTCGGCCCGGCGGTGTCCGGCTGGATCGGCGCCCATGTGCGGCGCCGGGAGGACATGACCGCCGATCTGGTCGACCTGGTGGAGACCCCGCTGCCCACCGTCTTCCCCGTACTCGGCGAGCCGCCCGCGTCCCAGGAGGACGCCGACCTGCTGGCGGCGGTGTCACCGCGGCTGGCAGCCGCCGACGCGTTCGTCATCGTCACGCCGGAGTACAACCACAGCTTTCCGGCACCGCTGAAGAACGCCATCGACTGGCACGGGACGGAGTGGCGCGCCAAGCCGGTCGGCTTCGTGTCCTACGGCGGCTTCTCCGCCGGCCTGCGCGCGGTCGAGCAGCTGCGGCTCGTGCTGGCCGAACTGCACGCCGTCACCATCCGGGACAGCGTCGGGTTCCAGGGCGCCTGGTCGCAGTTCGCGCCCGACGGCTCGGCCCTCGACCCGGCCGCCGACGCCGCCGCGACGGTGATGCTCGACCGGCTGGCCTGGTGGGCGCACGCCCTGCGCGAGGCCCGCGCCGCCCGCCCGTACGCGGCGTGA
- a CDS encoding MDR family MFS transporter yields the protein MTAPARPRSFRLGVFGLLLGMFLAMLDGLIVGTALPTIIGDLGGLDHLSWVVTAYMLAGAATTPVWGKLGDLYGRKATFVTAITIFLAGSMLAGLARDMPQLIAFRAVQGLGAGGLMVGAIAIIGVLVPPRDSGRLQSMIGAIMPVAYVGGPLLGGLLTDRLSWRWTFYANVPVGALALLLIATRIHLPPVERVKAPIDYAGAALLTVAVLALTLVAGWGGTAHPWTSPQVLVAAAVGVLALAALVPVERRAAEPIIPPRLFGDRDFTLAQILSFLAGAVMLSAVNYLPQYMQYVRQASPAASGMLLLPLMFGMLGAQTLTGHLISRNGRYRMYPILGGALMTAGTLVLLLLDTDTGTATASALTALAGIGIGLVMQSTLLLTINSADPRDMGAATATVTLLRTTGGSLGIALLGALYAARMHAGLTDRLGPAQADRLSAVTPAMLDDLSASAREAVRSAVTSGLHGILLGAAALSALAFGVTWLIRATPLRTDPSPTRPKRQAHTSDPGPSSPTGADEA from the coding sequence GTGACCGCACCGGCGCGTCCGCGATCCTTCCGCCTCGGCGTGTTCGGGCTGCTGCTCGGCATGTTCCTGGCCATGCTGGACGGCCTGATCGTGGGCACCGCGCTCCCCACGATCATCGGCGACCTGGGCGGCCTGGACCATCTGTCCTGGGTGGTGACCGCCTACATGCTGGCCGGCGCCGCCACCACCCCCGTCTGGGGCAAGCTCGGCGACCTGTACGGCCGCAAGGCCACCTTCGTCACCGCCATCACGATCTTCCTGGCCGGCTCGATGCTGGCCGGGCTGGCGCGGGACATGCCCCAGTTGATCGCGTTCCGCGCGGTTCAGGGGCTGGGCGCCGGCGGCCTCATGGTCGGCGCGATCGCGATCATCGGGGTGCTCGTCCCGCCCCGTGACAGCGGCCGCCTGCAGTCGATGATCGGCGCCATCATGCCGGTCGCCTACGTCGGCGGTCCGCTGCTGGGCGGCCTGCTCACCGACCGGCTGAGCTGGCGCTGGACCTTCTACGCCAACGTGCCCGTCGGCGCCCTGGCCCTCCTGCTCATCGCCACCCGCATCCACCTGCCGCCCGTCGAGCGCGTCAAGGCGCCCATCGACTACGCGGGCGCGGCGCTGCTCACCGTCGCCGTCCTGGCCCTGACCCTGGTGGCCGGCTGGGGCGGCACCGCCCATCCCTGGACGTCCCCGCAGGTTCTGGTTGCGGCCGCGGTCGGCGTCCTGGCCCTGGCCGCGCTCGTCCCCGTCGAACGCCGCGCCGCCGAGCCGATCATCCCGCCCCGGCTGTTCGGTGACCGCGACTTCACCCTCGCGCAGATCCTCAGCTTCCTGGCCGGGGCGGTGATGCTCAGCGCGGTCAACTACCTGCCGCAGTACATGCAGTACGTGCGGCAGGCGTCCCCGGCGGCCAGCGGCATGCTGCTGCTGCCGTTGATGTTCGGCATGCTCGGCGCCCAGACCCTCACCGGCCACCTCATCAGCCGCAACGGCCGCTACCGCATGTACCCCATCCTGGGCGGCGCACTGATGACCGCCGGAACCCTGGTCCTGCTCCTGCTCGACACGGACACCGGCACGGCCACCGCCTCCGCCCTCACCGCCCTCGCCGGGATCGGGATCGGCCTGGTCATGCAGAGCACCCTGCTCCTCACGATCAACAGCGCCGATCCCCGCGACATGGGCGCCGCCACCGCGACGGTCACCCTCCTGCGCACCACCGGCGGCTCCCTGGGGATCGCTCTACTCGGCGCCCTCTACGCCGCCCGGATGCACGCCGGCCTGACCGATCGTCTCGGCCCCGCGCAGGCGGACCGGCTGAGCGCAGTGACGCCGGCGATGCTGGACGATCTGTCCGCGTCCGCCCGTGAGGCCGTCCGCAGCGCCGTCACCAGCGGCCTGCACGGCATCCTCCTCGGTGCCGCCGCCCTGTCGGCCCTCGCCTTCGGCGTCACCTGGCTGATCCGTGCAACCCCACTCCGCACCGACCCGAGCCCCACACGGCCAAAACGCCAGGCGCACACGTCCGACCCGGGGCCGTCATCGCCGACAGGTGCGGACGAGGCGTAG
- a CDS encoding NADP-dependent oxidoreductase: MKAVRFHEYGGIDVLRVEEVERPVPGPGQVLVEVRAAGIQPGEAHIRQGGLHARWPATFPSGQGTDLAGVVAELGPEVRGFAVGDEVLGFTHDRASHAEFVAVDDVRLTPRPEGLSWDVAGSLHVAGVTAYATVFAVDPGPSDTVVVSGAAGGVGSLAVQLARRHGATVIGLASEPNHAWLKDHGVIPVEYGDGVADRIRQASGGTVDAFIDTFGTGYVDLAVELGVRPQRINTIRDWGTAAKVGAQTAGESTAACAAVLGQLARLAARGELEVTIANVYPLAQVQDAFRELEQRRTHGKIVLHP; encoded by the coding sequence ATGAAGGCGGTGCGGTTCCACGAGTACGGCGGGATCGATGTCCTGCGGGTGGAGGAGGTGGAGCGTCCGGTGCCCGGCCCTGGGCAGGTGCTGGTGGAGGTTCGCGCGGCGGGGATCCAGCCCGGCGAGGCGCATATCCGGCAGGGAGGGCTGCACGCGCGCTGGCCGGCGACGTTCCCCTCCGGGCAGGGCACCGACCTGGCCGGGGTCGTGGCGGAGCTCGGCCCGGAGGTACGGGGCTTCGCGGTGGGCGACGAGGTCCTCGGCTTCACCCACGACAGGGCGAGCCACGCGGAGTTCGTCGCGGTCGACGACGTCCGGCTGACCCCGCGTCCGGAGGGACTGTCCTGGGACGTGGCCGGGTCGTTGCACGTCGCCGGCGTGACCGCGTACGCCACCGTGTTCGCGGTCGACCCCGGACCGTCCGACACGGTCGTGGTCTCCGGTGCGGCGGGCGGCGTCGGGTCTCTTGCCGTGCAGCTCGCGCGGCGGCACGGCGCCACGGTGATCGGACTGGCCAGCGAGCCCAACCACGCCTGGCTGAAGGATCACGGCGTCATCCCGGTCGAGTACGGGGACGGTGTGGCCGACCGGATCAGGCAGGCTTCCGGCGGGACCGTCGACGCGTTCATCGACACGTTCGGCACCGGCTACGTCGACCTGGCGGTGGAGCTGGGCGTGCGGCCCCAGCGGATCAACACGATCCGCGACTGGGGGACCGCGGCCAAGGTCGGCGCACAGACCGCCGGAGAGAGCACGGCGGCGTGCGCGGCCGTCCTCGGCCAACTGGCCCGCCTGGCCGCCCGCGGAGAGTTGGAAGTGACCATCGCCAACGTCTACCCGCTGGCCCAGGTGCAGGACGCCTTCCGCGAACTGGAGCAACGCCGCACGCACGGCAAGATCGTCCTCCACCCCTGA